A stretch of the Neodiprion lecontei isolate iyNeoLeco1 chromosome 4, iyNeoLeco1.1, whole genome shotgun sequence genome encodes the following:
- the LOC107220929 gene encoding ejaculatory bulb-specific protein 3 — MLNIMSTLSTMLRITFIAGFAVVFLAMAATEELYSDKNDNITVLELLQNEPTRKQYYECFLGTGPCVTADAEFFKEHLPEAVLMGCRKCTEKQKMDFDTMTVWYIENKPDEWQTLIRKLTQDAQNIKIEKSHLLNEGDDRGCPRGIDPR, encoded by the exons ATGTTGAACATTATGTCGACATTATCAACAATGCTCCGTATCACCTTTATTGCTGGTTTTGCTGTCGTCTTTTTGGCGATGGCAGCAACGGAGGAACTTTACTCCGATAAGAACGACAACATCACCGTGCTAGAACTTCTTCAGAACGAACCCACCCGTAAGCAGTATTACGAGTGCTTTTTGGGTACAGGACCTTGCGTCACCGCTGATGCGGAATTTTTCAAAG AACATCTTCCGGAAGCGGTATTGATGGGGTGCCGTAAGTGTACAGAAAAGCAAAAGATGGATTTCGACACCATGACGGTATGGTACATCGAAAATAAACCGGATGAGTGGCAAACCTTGATCAGGAAACTTACTCAAGATGcccaaaatataaaaattgaaaaatcacatTTACTCAATGAGGGAGATGATCGCGGATGTCCAAGAGGTATCGATCCGCGATAG